TTCAAACCAATCAATGCTGACAAAGTTGGCATGTATGTCTGTGGAGTCACCATCTACGATCTCTGTCACATTGGTCATGGTCGTACGTTTGTTTCTTTTGACGTAGTGTCTCGTTACCTGCGCTATCTTGGCTATGATCTGACTTTCGTTCGTAATATCACTGATATCGATGACAAGATCATCAAACGTGCAAATGAAAACGGCGAGAGCTGTGACTCTTTAACGGAGCGCCTTATTGGTGAAATGCACGCTGACTTTGACGCATTGAATATGAAGCGCCCAGATGTTGAGCCTCGTGCAACGGAATACATTACGGAGATTATCGAACTCGTTCAAAAATTGATCGAGCGCGAATTTGCCTATGTTGCTGACAATGGTGATGTTATGTTTGAGATCGCCAAATATGGCGATTACGGCAAGCTGTCACGCCAAGACTTAGAACAGCTACAAGCTGGTGCTCGTGTTGAGATCGAAAGTGCTAAACGCAGCTCGCTAGACTTTGTTCTTTGGAAAATGTCTAAACCTGGAGAACCAACATGGGAATCGCCATGGGGACCAGGACGTCCAGGGTGGCACATTGAGTGTTCAGCGATGAACTCGTCAATCTTAGGCAATCATTTCGATATTCATGGTGGTGGCTCGGATCTTCAATTCCCGCATCACGAAAATGAAATCGCTCAGTCATGCTGTGCACACGATACTCAATACGTGAATACTTGGATGCACAGTGGCATGGTGATGGTCGACAAAGAGAAAATGTCGAAGTCGCTGGGTAACTTCTTTACCATTCGCGATGTCCTTGGTCATTATGATGCTGAAACGGTTCGTTATTTCTTAATGTCAGGACATTACCGTAGCCAGTTGAATTACAGTGAAGAAAACCTGAATCAGGCTCGCGCCTCTCTTGAGCGTCTATATACGTCACTTCGTGGCTTAGATATCACCGTACCTGCGGCTGGTGGTGAAGAGTACGTTGCACGCTTTACTGAAGCGATGAACGATGATTTCAACACGCCTGAAGCTTACTCGGTGTTGTTTGATATCGCTCGAGAAATTAATCGCATCAAAGCCGATAATCTCGAACAGGCTAGCGCATTAGGTTCACTGATGCGCGAGATGGCCGATGTCATTGGTATTTTGTACCAAGATCCTGAAGCTTTTCTGAAAGGTGATGCGAGCGATGACGATGAAGTGGCTG
This window of the Vibrio neptunius genome carries:
- the cysS gene encoding cysteine--tRNA ligase; this translates as MLKIYNTLTRQKEEFKPINADKVGMYVCGVTIYDLCHIGHGRTFVSFDVVSRYLRYLGYDLTFVRNITDIDDKIIKRANENGESCDSLTERLIGEMHADFDALNMKRPDVEPRATEYITEIIELVQKLIEREFAYVADNGDVMFEIAKYGDYGKLSRQDLEQLQAGARVEIESAKRSSLDFVLWKMSKPGEPTWESPWGPGRPGWHIECSAMNSSILGNHFDIHGGGSDLQFPHHENEIAQSCCAHDTQYVNTWMHSGMVMVDKEKMSKSLGNFFTIRDVLGHYDAETVRYFLMSGHYRSQLNYSEENLNQARASLERLYTSLRGLDITVPAAGGEEYVARFTEAMNDDFNTPEAYSVLFDIAREINRIKADNLEQASALGSLMREMADVIGILYQDPEAFLKGDASDDDEVAEIEALIKLRNDSRAAKDWANADIARDKLNEKGIILEDGPEGTTWRRK